Proteins from a genomic interval of Drosophila melanogaster chromosome 2R:
- the CG17528 gene encoding uncharacterized protein, isoform C, translating to MELEKVKINSLHCNDAVLSSLQASPSATSPQSVPSKANVVTEASIIEKTNQPHNVQEDNNYNRDCDSPESSSSEQDKELDDLRNLHSSSLTNSVVVGKSTGSLNGVYSITSVTSETKTLESVVTTNSASGSACLSNTPTADHIKKRIPSSRTPTRKALRIKFYRNGDRFYPGITIPVSNERYRSFERLFEDLTRLLEENVKIPGAVRTIYNLCGKKITSLDELEDGQSYVCSCNNENFKKVEYNTGSQPLSNLPLSNSRSNSHRLAKCRPSSPLKNGLLAGSSPFPACGGGTGNGSPLIASRLSDRVTVVHPRIVTLIRSGTKPRRIMRLLLNKRNSPSFDHVLTAITQVVRLDTGYVRKVFTLSGIPVVRLSDFFGSDDVFFAYGTERINTAEDFKLEAEEQRAINVIRKTMRTTGTTCKGPKPKMPIKSKKVYPPLVDSEPFKAETTPEDDRHAALLTSTGMEINELPSNIRNTYSLGRIIGDGNFAIVFKIKHRQTGHSYALKIIDKNKCKGKEHYIDAEVRVMKKLNHPHIISLILSVDQNTNMYLVLEYVSGGDLFDAITQVTRFSENQSRIMIRHLGAAMTYLHSMGIVHRDIKPENLLVKLDEHGNVLELKLADFGLACEVNDLLYAVCGTPTYVAPEILLEVGYGLKIDVWAAGIILYILLCGFPPFVAPDNQQEPLFDAIISGIYEFPDPYWSDIGDGVRDLIANMLQADPDVRFTSEDILDHSWTIGNKGNECTTYKR from the exons ATGGAATTAGAGAAAGTAAAGATAAACAGCCTTCATTGTAATGATGCTGTGCTCTCTTCACTTCAAGCATCCCCTTCTGCGACATCCCCTCAGAGCGTTCCTTCAAAGGCGAATGTCGTCACCGAGGCTTCTATTATCGAAAAGACGAATCAACCACATAATGTTCAGGAAGATAATAACTACAATAGAGATTGCGACAGCCCCGAAAGTTCTAGCTCGGAGCAGGATAAGGAGTTGGATGATCTGCGGAACTTGCACTCCTCCTCTCTAACAAACAGCGTAGTGGTGGGGAAATCGACTGGCTCGCTAAACGGCGTCTACTCTATCACATCAGTCACTTCCGAAACTAAAACGCTTGAAAGTGTTGTCACGACCAACTCTGCTAGTGGGTCGGCATGCTTAAGCAATACACCCACCGCTGATCACATAAAGAAACGTATCCCAAGCAGTCGAACGCCGACAAGAAAGGCACTAAGAATCAAATTCTACCGGAACGGGGATCGTTTTTATCCGGGTATAACAATTCCCGTGTCTAACGAACGGTACAGATCCTTTGAAAGACTTTTTGAAGACCTAACCCGTCTGTTGGAAGAGAATGTAAAGATACCAGGTGCTGTTCGCACCATCTACAACTTGTGTGGGAAGAAG ATTACCTCTCTCGATGAATTGGAAGATGGACAGAGCTATGTTTGTTCCTGCAATAACGAGAATTTTAAGAAGGTTGAGTACAACACTGGTTCCCAGCCTTTGTCCAATCTGCCGCTGAGCAATAGTCGTTCCAACAGTCATCGATTGGCTAAGTGTCGACCATCGTCTCCCCTAAAAAATGGCTTGCTTGCAGGCAGCAGTCCTTTCCCAGCTTGTGGCGGAGGAACGGGAAACGGAAGTCCACTTATCGCTTCCAGATTAAGCGATCGAGTTACAGTGGTTCATCCTCGTATTGTGACGCTGATACGTAGTGGAACTAAGCCGCGGCGTATTATGCGATTATTGCTAAACAAGCGTAACAGCCCGAGCTTCGATCATGTGCTGACCGCCATTACGCAAGTGGTTCGCTTGGACACGGGCTATGTGAGAAAAGTATTCACTCTTTCCGGTATCCCAGTGGTCCGACTATCTGATTTTTTTGGGTCGGATGATGTTTTCTTCGCTTATGGGACAGAGCGGATTAACACTGCGGAGGACTTTAAGTTAGAGGCGGAGGAGCAGCGAGCTATTAATGTCATTCGTAAGACCATGCGCACGACTGGAACCACATGCAAGGGACCTAAGCCTAAGATGCCCATAAAGAGCAAAAAAGTGTATCCTCCTTTGGTTGATTCGGAGCCATTTAAGGCAGAAACCACACCAGAAGATGATAGGCATGCGGCTTTACTTACGAGCACTGGTATGGAGATCAATGAATTGCCATCGAATATTCGTAACACTTACTCTCTGGGAAGAATAATTGGCGACGGCAACTTTGCCATTGTGTTTAAGATTAAGCACCGCCAAACTGGTCATTCCTACGCCCTAAAAATAATAGACAAGAACAAATGCAAGGGCAAGGAACACTACATAGACGCGGAAGTTCGCGtcatgaaaaaattaaatcatcCGCATATAATTTCGCTTATTTTGAGTGTAGaccaaaatacaaatatgtatcTTGTACTGGAATATGTAAGTG GTGGTGATTTATTCGACGCTATAACTCAGGTAACGAGGTTCTCAGAAAACCAGTCGCGCATTATGATTAGACATTTGGGTGCGGCCATGACTTATCTGCATTCAATGGGCATTGTGCATCGAGATATAAAACCTGAGAATCTTCTA GTGAAATTGGATGAGCATGGAAACGTTCTTGAACTAAAGCTTGCTGATTTTGGATTAGCATGTGAGGTAAACGATCTTCTATATGCTGTCTGCGGGACTCCCACATATGTAGCACCAGAGATATTGTTAGAAGTCGGATATGGGCTAAAG ATTGACGTTTGGGCCGCTGGAATCATTTTGTATATACTTCTATGCGGTTTTCCGCCGTTTGTAGCGCCTGACAACCAACAGGAGCCGCTATTCGACGCTATTATCTCTGGCATTTATGAGTTTCCAGATCCTTACTGGTCTGATATAGGGGACGGAGTGCGCGATCTTATTGCCAATATGCTTCAGGCGGATCCAGACGTTCGTTTCACAAGCGAAGACATCCTTGATCACAGTTGGACGATTGGAAACAAGGGGAACGAGTGTACCACATATAAAAGATGA